From the genome of Vicia villosa cultivar HV-30 ecotype Madison, WI linkage group LG2, Vvil1.0, whole genome shotgun sequence, one region includes:
- the LOC131652536 gene encoding ribonuclease MRP protein subunit POP4, which yields MASDSRKRTLEALERRIQTEHILEENKNQKTKIQHIKSNYKKPKIEHVKSPILAPSTPNDSSSHSSRPSSDPPNKANFSLFGRAISQDKEDGPEYAQLSVTVDENLLTANQESSFEKGCSVSGILHELLKKGDAAQKYMQGSRSMKIDNWILLDNYVQGRALSSSSQTRALQIHSKRSKKHLSMKQHKKNGSFNLPQEFHKFDIFKPMHEMWKDYIMLLIKSTGKNQLAQCLLGADLHGAIILVVECKLTHFTGTGGIMIRETAEAFGIITENNKFRVVPKKGSVFRLQVDCWKVTLHGDKLDSRKVGL from the exons ATGGCTTCTGATTCAAGAAAACGTACATTGGAGGCTTTGGAGAGAAGAATTCAAACCGAACATATACTAGAAGAAAACAAAAACCAAAAGACCAAAATTCAACATATTAAATCAAATTACAAAAAGCCTAAAATTGAACATGTTAAATCACCTATTCTCGCACCTTCTACTCCTAATGATTCTTCCTCCCATTCATCTCGTCCGTCATCTGATCCACCCAACAAAG cCAATTTCAGTCTTTTTGGTCGTGCCATTTCACAAG ACAAAGAAGATGGTCCGGAATATGCCCAGCTTTCTGTGACTGTAGATGAAAATCTGCTCACAGCTAATCAGGAG TCTTCTTTTGAAAAAGGATGTTCAGTTTCAGGAATATTGCATGAACTTCTTAAGAAGGGAGATGCAGCCCAAAAGTATATGCAAGGTTCTAGAAGTATGAAAATCGACAACTGGATTCTTCTTGATAATTATGTACAAGGACGTGCACTTTCTTCATCTTCTCAAACTAGAGCTTTGCAAATTCATTCAAAACGTTCTAAGAAGCACTTGTCCAtgaaacaacataaaaaaaacggATCATTCAATCTTCCTCAAGAGTTCCATAA ATTTGATATTTTCAAGCCAATGCATGAAATGTGGAAAGACTATATAATGCTGTTGATTAAATCCACTGG GAAAAATCAATTGGCTCAATGTCTCCTTGGTGCGGATCTACACGGTGCTATTATTTTAG TTGTGGAGTGTAAACTAACCCATTTTACTGGAACCGGTGGCATTATGATTCGCGAAACTGCAGAAGCTTTTGGGATAATTACTGAAAATAATAAATTCCGAG TTGTTCCCAAGAAGGGTTCTGTATTTAGACTCCAAGTTGATTGTTGGAAAGTCACTCTGCATGGAGATAAACTCGATTCAAGGAAGGTTGGATTATGA
- the LOC131652535 gene encoding uncharacterized protein LOC131652535 isoform X2, with product MLLAILYLMMQRQVQKAIAFARKAHGGQMRMTGDPYLTHCIHTGRILAALVPSSGKRAVETIVAGILHDVVDDTCQSLHDIKTEFGDDVAELVASVSKLSYINQLLRRHRRVNVSQGVLGQEEASNLRVMLLGMIDDPRAVLIKLADRLHNMRTIYALPLHKAQAVAEETLIIWCSLASRLGLWALKAELEDLCFAVLQPQIFQNMRADLASMWSPSARTGSSRRLYVKGSLIPLDEKSSTSFHNKSLTFNEGVCSMKDLLEAVVPFDVLLDRRKRANFLYSIANNLETCTIPKVVQDAGLALASLVICEEALERELVMSASYVPGMEVTLSSRLKSLYSIYSKMKRKDISIGKVYDARALRVVVGDKNGTLHGPAVQCCYSLLDIVHRLWTPIDGEFDDYILNPKPSGYQSLHTAVEGPDNSPLEVQIRTQRMHEYAEHGLAAHWLYKENGNPFSSVDGMDAPVTDASSYLSKGVEEENSSDILLSEYKSLKAGHPVLRVEGSHLLAAVIIGVENEERELLVAVSFGLAASEAVADRRSFFQNKRWEAYARLYKKVSDEWWFEPGHGDWCTCLEKYTLCQDGMYHKQDQFGRLLPTFVQLINFTEQEESEYWAVVSAVFEGKQVDSIASQSKFDLIPSTSVDANINNKVHLLRTMLSWEEQLRSEVSISQAKHDVKFDDPRGHLNLGEVVIICWPHGEIMRLKAGSSAVDAAQRTGLEGKLVLINGHLVLPNTKLKDGDVLEVRI from the exons ATGTTGCTGGCTATCCTATATTTAATGATGCAAAG GCAGGTACAGAAGGCTATAGCTTTTGCAAGGAAGGCACACGGTGGCCAAATGCGGATGACAGGAGATCCTTATTTAACACATTGTATTCATACAGGAAGAATTTTGGCTGCGTTGGTTCCATCAAGTGGTAAACGA GCTGTTGAAACAATTGTGGCTGGTATTTTGCATGACGTGGTTGATGATACTTGCCAAAGTCTACATGACATTAAGACAGAGTTTGGGGATGATGTGGCCGAGTTGGTAGCCAGTGTTTCTAAGCTGAGTTATATAAATCAG CTGTTACGCAGACATCGAAGGGTAAATGTGAGCCAAGGTGTCCTCGGCCAAGAAGAG GCAAGTAATTTACGAGTCATGCTTTTGGGAATGATTGATGATCCACGTGCTGTGCTCATCAAGCTTGCTGATCGTCTTCACAACATGAGAACAAT TTATGCTCTACCATTACATAAGGCTCAAGCTGTTGCAGAGGAGACATTAATTATTTGGTGTTCACTTGCTTCAAGATTGGGTCTGTGGGCATTGAAAGCTGAACTTGAAGATCTATGCTTTGCTGTTCTACAG CCTCAAATATTTCAAAACATGCGAGCAGATCTGGCTTCAATGTGGAGCCCTTCGGCTAGAACAGGAAGCTCGAGAAGATTATATGTGAAAGGCAGCTTGATACCTTTGGATGAGAAAAGTTCAACTTCTTTCCACAATAAATCTTTGACATTCAATGAGGGTGTCTGTAGTATGAAG GATCTGTTGGAAGCTGTAGTCCCATTTGATGTACTGTTGGATCGGAGAAAACGAGCTAACTTTCTCTATAGTATTGCTAATAATCTGGAAACATGCACAATACCGAAGGTTGTCCAGGATGCTGGATTAGCTTTGGCTTCATTGGTAATTTGTGAGGAAGCCCTTGAGCGAGAATTGGTTATGTCGGCTTC TTATGTTCCAGGAATGGAAGTTACATTATCAAGCCGACTAAAAAGCCTGTATAGTATATACAGTAAG ATGAAACGAAAGGATATAAGCATCGGAAAAGTATATGATGCACGTGCACTAAGAGTAGTTGTAGGAGACAAAAATGGAACTTTACATGGACCTGCAGTTCAGTGTTGCTATAGTCTTCTTGACATTGTACACAG GCTTTGGACACCGATAGATGGTGAATTTGATGACTACATCCTTAATCCCAAGCCTAGTGGCTATCAG TCCTTGCACACTGCAGTCGAAGGTCCTGACAACTCACCTTTAGAAGTACAAATAAGAACACAG AGGATGCATGAGTATGCTGAACATGGACTTGCTGCACATTGGCTTTATAAAGAAAATGGAAATCCTTTTTCATCCGTAGATGGAATGGATGCACCTGTAACAGATGCATCCTCCTATTTAAGCAAAGGTGTTGAAGAGGAAAATTCTTCAGATATTTTATTGAGCGAGTACAAGTCACTGAAGGCTGGACATCCAGTCCTTAGAGTAGAAGGAAGTCACCTACTTGCTGCTGTTATCATCGG TGTAGAAAATGAAGAAAGAGAATTGCTAGTTGCTGTAAGCTTTGGGCTAGCAGCTTCTGAAGCAGTGGCTGACAGAAGATCCTTTTTCCAGAATAAGCGATGGGAAGCTTATGCACGGCTATACAAAAAG GTGTCTGATGAATGGTGGTTTGAACCAGGACATGGGGATTGGTGTACATGTCTAGAAAAGTACACACTGTGTCAAGATGGTATGTATCACAAG CAAGACCAATTTGGGCGCCTGCTGCCAACATTCGTACAGCTTATCAATTTTACTGAGCAAGAAGAATCTGAATACTGGGCTGTTGTATCTGCTGTTTTTGAGGGCAAGCAAGTGGATAGTATTGCATCCCAGTCAAAATTTGACTTGATTCCATCAACTTCTGTAGATGCTAACATCAATAATAAG GTGCATCTTTTGAGAACAATGCTTTCCTGGGAAGAGCAATTGCGGTCTGAAGTTAGTATCAGCCAAGCAAAGCATGACGTGAAGTTTGATGATCCTCGGGGTCATCTTAACCTTGGAGAAGTGGTAATTATATGTTGGCCTCATGGTGAAATTATGAGGTTAAAAGCTGGTAGCAGTGCTGTTGATGCTGCACAAAGAACTGGTTTGGAGGGGAAGCTAGTTTTGATTAATGGACATTTAGTATTACCTAATACGAAACTCAAAGATGGCGATGTTCTTGAAGTAAGAATCTAA
- the LOC131652535 gene encoding uncharacterized protein LOC131652535 isoform X1, whose translation MSMRMSMRTNLLSCERSPMLLHLKSSPLLRRFRHLKLKPHRSRFRCLLDQIAIQSSANVIAAAAKAASAHGAVYSAINQVAVTAVAIASGACLSTKVDFLWPKPDQQPGTVMQDGVDVAGYPIFNDAKVQKAIAFARKAHGGQMRMTGDPYLTHCIHTGRILAALVPSSGKRAVETIVAGILHDVVDDTCQSLHDIKTEFGDDVAELVASVSKLSYINQLLRRHRRVNVSQGVLGQEEASNLRVMLLGMIDDPRAVLIKLADRLHNMRTIYALPLHKAQAVAEETLIIWCSLASRLGLWALKAELEDLCFAVLQPQIFQNMRADLASMWSPSARTGSSRRLYVKGSLIPLDEKSSTSFHNKSLTFNEGVCSMKDLLEAVVPFDVLLDRRKRANFLYSIANNLETCTIPKVVQDAGLALASLVICEEALERELVMSASYVPGMEVTLSSRLKSLYSIYSKMKRKDISIGKVYDARALRVVVGDKNGTLHGPAVQCCYSLLDIVHRLWTPIDGEFDDYILNPKPSGYQSLHTAVEGPDNSPLEVQIRTQRMHEYAEHGLAAHWLYKENGNPFSSVDGMDAPVTDASSYLSKGVEEENSSDILLSEYKSLKAGHPVLRVEGSHLLAAVIIGVENEERELLVAVSFGLAASEAVADRRSFFQNKRWEAYARLYKKVSDEWWFEPGHGDWCTCLEKYTLCQDGMYHKQDQFGRLLPTFVQLINFTEQEESEYWAVVSAVFEGKQVDSIASQSKFDLIPSTSVDANINNKVHLLRTMLSWEEQLRSEVSISQAKHDVKFDDPRGHLNLGEVVIICWPHGEIMRLKAGSSAVDAAQRTGLEGKLVLINGHLVLPNTKLKDGDVLEVRI comes from the exons ATGAGCATGAGAATGAGCATGAGGACGAACTTGCTCTCGTGCGAACGCTCTCCAATGTTACTTCATCTTAAATCATCACCACTTCTTCGCAGATTTCGCCACTTGAAATTGAAACCTCACCGTTCACGATTTCGATGTTTGCTTGACCAAATCGCTATTCAATCATCGGCGAATGTAATCGCCGCTGCCGCCAAGGCCGCCTCAGCTCACGGCGCCGTTTATTCCGCTATCAATCAGGTCGCCGTCACTGCCGTCGCTATTGCTTCCGGTGCCTGTCTCTCTACTAAGGTTGATTTCTTGTGGCCAAAACCCGATCAACAACCAG GCACCGTTATGCAGGATGGAGTAGATGTTGCTGGCTATCCTATATTTAATGATGCAAAG GTACAGAAGGCTATAGCTTTTGCAAGGAAGGCACACGGTGGCCAAATGCGGATGACAGGAGATCCTTATTTAACACATTGTATTCATACAGGAAGAATTTTGGCTGCGTTGGTTCCATCAAGTGGTAAACGA GCTGTTGAAACAATTGTGGCTGGTATTTTGCATGACGTGGTTGATGATACTTGCCAAAGTCTACATGACATTAAGACAGAGTTTGGGGATGATGTGGCCGAGTTGGTAGCCAGTGTTTCTAAGCTGAGTTATATAAATCAG CTGTTACGCAGACATCGAAGGGTAAATGTGAGCCAAGGTGTCCTCGGCCAAGAAGAG GCAAGTAATTTACGAGTCATGCTTTTGGGAATGATTGATGATCCACGTGCTGTGCTCATCAAGCTTGCTGATCGTCTTCACAACATGAGAACAAT TTATGCTCTACCATTACATAAGGCTCAAGCTGTTGCAGAGGAGACATTAATTATTTGGTGTTCACTTGCTTCAAGATTGGGTCTGTGGGCATTGAAAGCTGAACTTGAAGATCTATGCTTTGCTGTTCTACAG CCTCAAATATTTCAAAACATGCGAGCAGATCTGGCTTCAATGTGGAGCCCTTCGGCTAGAACAGGAAGCTCGAGAAGATTATATGTGAAAGGCAGCTTGATACCTTTGGATGAGAAAAGTTCAACTTCTTTCCACAATAAATCTTTGACATTCAATGAGGGTGTCTGTAGTATGAAG GATCTGTTGGAAGCTGTAGTCCCATTTGATGTACTGTTGGATCGGAGAAAACGAGCTAACTTTCTCTATAGTATTGCTAATAATCTGGAAACATGCACAATACCGAAGGTTGTCCAGGATGCTGGATTAGCTTTGGCTTCATTGGTAATTTGTGAGGAAGCCCTTGAGCGAGAATTGGTTATGTCGGCTTC TTATGTTCCAGGAATGGAAGTTACATTATCAAGCCGACTAAAAAGCCTGTATAGTATATACAGTAAG ATGAAACGAAAGGATATAAGCATCGGAAAAGTATATGATGCACGTGCACTAAGAGTAGTTGTAGGAGACAAAAATGGAACTTTACATGGACCTGCAGTTCAGTGTTGCTATAGTCTTCTTGACATTGTACACAG GCTTTGGACACCGATAGATGGTGAATTTGATGACTACATCCTTAATCCCAAGCCTAGTGGCTATCAG TCCTTGCACACTGCAGTCGAAGGTCCTGACAACTCACCTTTAGAAGTACAAATAAGAACACAG AGGATGCATGAGTATGCTGAACATGGACTTGCTGCACATTGGCTTTATAAAGAAAATGGAAATCCTTTTTCATCCGTAGATGGAATGGATGCACCTGTAACAGATGCATCCTCCTATTTAAGCAAAGGTGTTGAAGAGGAAAATTCTTCAGATATTTTATTGAGCGAGTACAAGTCACTGAAGGCTGGACATCCAGTCCTTAGAGTAGAAGGAAGTCACCTACTTGCTGCTGTTATCATCGG TGTAGAAAATGAAGAAAGAGAATTGCTAGTTGCTGTAAGCTTTGGGCTAGCAGCTTCTGAAGCAGTGGCTGACAGAAGATCCTTTTTCCAGAATAAGCGATGGGAAGCTTATGCACGGCTATACAAAAAG GTGTCTGATGAATGGTGGTTTGAACCAGGACATGGGGATTGGTGTACATGTCTAGAAAAGTACACACTGTGTCAAGATGGTATGTATCACAAG CAAGACCAATTTGGGCGCCTGCTGCCAACATTCGTACAGCTTATCAATTTTACTGAGCAAGAAGAATCTGAATACTGGGCTGTTGTATCTGCTGTTTTTGAGGGCAAGCAAGTGGATAGTATTGCATCCCAGTCAAAATTTGACTTGATTCCATCAACTTCTGTAGATGCTAACATCAATAATAAG GTGCATCTTTTGAGAACAATGCTTTCCTGGGAAGAGCAATTGCGGTCTGAAGTTAGTATCAGCCAAGCAAAGCATGACGTGAAGTTTGATGATCCTCGGGGTCATCTTAACCTTGGAGAAGTGGTAATTATATGTTGGCCTCATGGTGAAATTATGAGGTTAAAAGCTGGTAGCAGTGCTGTTGATGCTGCACAAAGAACTGGTTTGGAGGGGAAGCTAGTTTTGATTAATGGACATTTAGTATTACCTAATACGAAACTCAAAGATGGCGATGTTCTTGAAGTAAGAATCTAA
- the LOC131652535 gene encoding uncharacterized protein LOC131652535 isoform X3, giving the protein MSMRMSMRTNLLSCERSPMLLHLKSSPLLRRFRHLKLKPHRSRFRCLLDQIAIQSSANVIAAAAKAASAHGAVYSAINQVAVTAVAIASGACLSTKVDFLWPKPDQQPGTVMQDGVDVAGYPIFNDAKVQKAIAFARKAHGGQMRMTGDPYLTHCIHTGRILAALVPSSGKRAVETIVAGILHDVVDDTCQSLHDIKTEFGDDVAELVASVSKLSYINQLLRRHRRVNVSQGVLGQEEASNLRVMLLGMIDDPRAVLIKLADRLHNMRTIYALPLHKAQAVAEETLIIWCSLASRLGLWALKAELEDLCFAVLQPQIFQNMRADLASMWSPSARTGSSRRLYVKGSLIPLDEKSSTSFHNKSLTFNEGVCSMKDLLEAVVPFDVLLDRRKRANFLYSIANNLETCTIPKVVQDAGLALASLVICEEALERELVMSASYVPGMEVTLSSRLKSLYSIYSKMKRKDISIGKVYDARALRVVVGDKNGTLHGPAVQCCYSLLDIVHRLWTPIDGEFDDYILNPKPSGYQSLHTAVEGPDNSPLEVQIRTQRMHEYAEHGLAAHWLYKENGNPFSSVDGMDAPVTDASSYLSKGVEEENSSDILLSEYKSLKAGHPVLRVEGSHLLAAVIIGVENEERELLVAVSFGLAASEAVADRRSFFQNKRWEAYARLYKKVSDEWWFEPGHGDWCTCLEKYTLCQDARPIWAPAANIRTAYQFY; this is encoded by the exons ATGAGCATGAGAATGAGCATGAGGACGAACTTGCTCTCGTGCGAACGCTCTCCAATGTTACTTCATCTTAAATCATCACCACTTCTTCGCAGATTTCGCCACTTGAAATTGAAACCTCACCGTTCACGATTTCGATGTTTGCTTGACCAAATCGCTATTCAATCATCGGCGAATGTAATCGCCGCTGCCGCCAAGGCCGCCTCAGCTCACGGCGCCGTTTATTCCGCTATCAATCAGGTCGCCGTCACTGCCGTCGCTATTGCTTCCGGTGCCTGTCTCTCTACTAAGGTTGATTTCTTGTGGCCAAAACCCGATCAACAACCAG GCACCGTTATGCAGGATGGAGTAGATGTTGCTGGCTATCCTATATTTAATGATGCAAAG GTACAGAAGGCTATAGCTTTTGCAAGGAAGGCACACGGTGGCCAAATGCGGATGACAGGAGATCCTTATTTAACACATTGTATTCATACAGGAAGAATTTTGGCTGCGTTGGTTCCATCAAGTGGTAAACGA GCTGTTGAAACAATTGTGGCTGGTATTTTGCATGACGTGGTTGATGATACTTGCCAAAGTCTACATGACATTAAGACAGAGTTTGGGGATGATGTGGCCGAGTTGGTAGCCAGTGTTTCTAAGCTGAGTTATATAAATCAG CTGTTACGCAGACATCGAAGGGTAAATGTGAGCCAAGGTGTCCTCGGCCAAGAAGAG GCAAGTAATTTACGAGTCATGCTTTTGGGAATGATTGATGATCCACGTGCTGTGCTCATCAAGCTTGCTGATCGTCTTCACAACATGAGAACAAT TTATGCTCTACCATTACATAAGGCTCAAGCTGTTGCAGAGGAGACATTAATTATTTGGTGTTCACTTGCTTCAAGATTGGGTCTGTGGGCATTGAAAGCTGAACTTGAAGATCTATGCTTTGCTGTTCTACAG CCTCAAATATTTCAAAACATGCGAGCAGATCTGGCTTCAATGTGGAGCCCTTCGGCTAGAACAGGAAGCTCGAGAAGATTATATGTGAAAGGCAGCTTGATACCTTTGGATGAGAAAAGTTCAACTTCTTTCCACAATAAATCTTTGACATTCAATGAGGGTGTCTGTAGTATGAAG GATCTGTTGGAAGCTGTAGTCCCATTTGATGTACTGTTGGATCGGAGAAAACGAGCTAACTTTCTCTATAGTATTGCTAATAATCTGGAAACATGCACAATACCGAAGGTTGTCCAGGATGCTGGATTAGCTTTGGCTTCATTGGTAATTTGTGAGGAAGCCCTTGAGCGAGAATTGGTTATGTCGGCTTC TTATGTTCCAGGAATGGAAGTTACATTATCAAGCCGACTAAAAAGCCTGTATAGTATATACAGTAAG ATGAAACGAAAGGATATAAGCATCGGAAAAGTATATGATGCACGTGCACTAAGAGTAGTTGTAGGAGACAAAAATGGAACTTTACATGGACCTGCAGTTCAGTGTTGCTATAGTCTTCTTGACATTGTACACAG GCTTTGGACACCGATAGATGGTGAATTTGATGACTACATCCTTAATCCCAAGCCTAGTGGCTATCAG TCCTTGCACACTGCAGTCGAAGGTCCTGACAACTCACCTTTAGAAGTACAAATAAGAACACAG AGGATGCATGAGTATGCTGAACATGGACTTGCTGCACATTGGCTTTATAAAGAAAATGGAAATCCTTTTTCATCCGTAGATGGAATGGATGCACCTGTAACAGATGCATCCTCCTATTTAAGCAAAGGTGTTGAAGAGGAAAATTCTTCAGATATTTTATTGAGCGAGTACAAGTCACTGAAGGCTGGACATCCAGTCCTTAGAGTAGAAGGAAGTCACCTACTTGCTGCTGTTATCATCGG TGTAGAAAATGAAGAAAGAGAATTGCTAGTTGCTGTAAGCTTTGGGCTAGCAGCTTCTGAAGCAGTGGCTGACAGAAGATCCTTTTTCCAGAATAAGCGATGGGAAGCTTATGCACGGCTATACAAAAAG GTGTCTGATGAATGGTGGTTTGAACCAGGACATGGGGATTGGTGTACATGTCTAGAAAAGTACACACTGTGTCAAGATG CAAGACCAATTTGGGCGCCTGCTGCCAACATTCGTACAGCTTATCAATTTTACTGA